From Trueperella pecoris, a single genomic window includes:
- a CDS encoding ABC transporter permease gives MTSITTLRSSKELLRNLTLREVKGKYKRTALGQLWSLANPLALMIVYSFVFAIVIRVNVAPGNPSGVNLFVLWLMCGLLPWTFFSNVVNGSMSAVTGNENLIKKVYFPRWVLVISNTFAAVYQHAFELAILMVAILVVGSNIIIYVPLVAVTAIMLALFATGVGFFTSIANVYFRDVQHFVGIFFQLGFYASPIVYPVTYVRELSDSIGPLIGSIEIIHLYNINPFVHFAEIFRNLMYDGRWPNWSTFGILAAVSLLTFVWGWRTFTKRQDYLAEVL, from the coding sequence TTGACGAGTATTACAACACTACGTAGCTCCAAGGAGCTGTTACGTAACCTGACGCTACGAGAGGTCAAGGGCAAGTACAAGCGTACTGCCCTTGGCCAATTGTGGTCCCTTGCCAACCCGTTGGCACTGATGATTGTCTACAGTTTCGTTTTTGCGATCGTTATTCGCGTCAATGTAGCTCCCGGCAATCCATCCGGCGTGAATTTGTTTGTTCTGTGGCTCATGTGTGGCCTGTTGCCATGGACTTTCTTTTCGAACGTCGTCAACGGCTCCATGTCTGCGGTGACCGGGAATGAAAACCTCATCAAGAAGGTCTATTTCCCGCGTTGGGTCCTCGTTATATCTAACACTTTTGCAGCGGTGTACCAGCATGCATTTGAACTCGCCATTCTTATGGTGGCGATTTTGGTGGTGGGGTCAAACATCATCATCTATGTTCCACTCGTGGCGGTCACAGCGATCATGCTGGCGCTGTTTGCAACCGGTGTGGGTTTTTTCACCTCGATTGCCAATGTTTATTTTCGCGACGTGCAGCACTTTGTGGGAATCTTCTTCCAGCTAGGCTTTTATGCCTCACCGATCGTCTATCCCGTGACTTATGTGCGCGAGCTTTCTGATTCGATCGGCCCTCTCATAGGGTCAATCGAAATCATCCACCTTTATAACATTAACCCGTTTGTGCACTTCGCGGAGATTTTCCGCAACCTGATGTACGACGGGCGGTGGCCTAACTGGTCGACCTTCGGCATCCTTGCCGCGGTTTCGCTTCTCACGTTCGTGTGGGGTTGGCGGACGTTCACCAAGCGTCAGGACTATTTGGCGGAGGTGCTGTGA
- a CDS encoding ABC transporter ATP-binding protein gives MSQAVSVSHVRKSFRIYKERNNSLKSAVMRGRRSVHEEFVALDDISLEIPQGSTFALVGDNGSGKSTLLKCIAKILVPNSGTITRHGKIAAMLEVGSGFHPELSGRDNIYLNGSILGMTRADIDSRLDEIIAFSGVEEFIDQPVKNYSSGMYVRLGFSVAIHTEPDILLVDEILAVGDASFQEKCIKKFVDLKHEGRTVIVVSHSVPQLKQMADRAAWIKNGKLQMAGDADPVLDAYDDSTRYFADGDEVGKVRWGSGEVRVTKVEILHGDGDPVTGSLPTGAETVFRLHYHAFQRIDQPVFGFSLLANDGTYLWGNNTRDLRFGVEYIEGEGTVDCRIPNLTLHPGLYTIDGSVVNTTTEHVYDYVREAARLAVRNGIPFESGGYMILDGRWSMPGRDEKDYWGRPGKPYLEIS, from the coding sequence GTGAGTCAGGCAGTTAGCGTCAGTCATGTACGCAAATCATTCAGGATTTATAAGGAACGTAACAACTCGTTGAAGTCGGCAGTTATGCGGGGGCGCCGGTCAGTGCACGAGGAGTTTGTTGCTCTTGATGACATCTCCCTTGAGATCCCGCAAGGATCCACTTTCGCGCTTGTGGGCGATAACGGATCGGGCAAGTCCACGTTGCTCAAATGCATCGCGAAGATATTGGTGCCTAATTCAGGGACGATCACTCGCCATGGCAAGATCGCTGCCATGCTTGAAGTCGGGTCGGGTTTCCATCCGGAACTGTCTGGTCGAGACAATATCTACCTTAATGGGTCGATTCTAGGTATGACGCGTGCTGATATTGACTCTCGCCTCGATGAGATCATTGCATTTTCGGGTGTGGAAGAATTCATTGACCAGCCCGTGAAAAACTATTCCTCGGGCATGTATGTGCGTCTGGGTTTCTCGGTGGCGATCCATACCGAGCCGGACATCCTTCTTGTTGACGAGATCCTTGCCGTTGGAGATGCCTCCTTCCAAGAGAAGTGCATCAAGAAATTTGTTGACCTCAAACATGAGGGAAGAACGGTGATCGTCGTGTCTCATTCGGTCCCTCAGCTCAAGCAAATGGCGGACAGGGCAGCGTGGATTAAAAACGGCAAACTACAGATGGCCGGAGATGCTGACCCCGTTTTGGATGCCTACGACGATTCGACGCGTTATTTTGCCGACGGCGACGAAGTGGGGAAGGTCCGATGGGGAAGTGGCGAGGTTCGCGTGACAAAGGTGGAGATCTTGCACGGGGATGGCGATCCTGTCACGGGATCTTTGCCTACGGGGGCGGAGACTGTTTTCCGGCTTCACTACCACGCTTTCCAGAGAATAGACCAGCCTGTCTTTGGTTTCTCTCTCCTGGCTAACGACGGAACGTATTTGTGGGGAAATAACACCCGCGATTTGAGATTTGGAGTGGAATATATCGAGGGAGAAGGAACGGTTGACTGCCGTATTCCTAATCTGACGCTCCACCCTGGTCTCTATACCATCGATGGCTCGGTTGTAAATACAACGACGGAACACGTTTACGACTACGTGCGAGAGGCCGCGCGTTTGGCTGTACGAAATGGGATTCCATTCGAATCGGGCGGATACATGATCCTTGACGGACGTTGGTCGATGCCCGGGCGTGACGAAAAGGATTACTGGGGACGCCCAGGAAAGCCGTATCTGGAGATCTCATGA
- a CDS encoding glycosyltransferase family 4 protein, whose amino-acid sequence MIIAIITLDTFGQRMAGPAIRVWEMATVLSSDHEVEVFTFGAVEREGETFSLRRTRVEDFRRELGQPDVVIMQGYLIKTFPWLANGNFKLVVDLYDPFHIESLQVERFHPMDERIRALDHSLAELNLQVRGGDFFLCASNKQRDLWLGHLAALGRVNPLTYDDDPQLRRLIDVGSFGIQSTPPSKTRPAIRGIIPGIAHDDKVIVWGGGVYNWFDPLTVIRAVDRVRETVPNIRLLFMGAKHPNPDVPEMQMLRDARALSDEMGLTGKHVFFNEEWVEYSDRHNYLLEADIAVSAHLPGLETDFSFRTRMLDYLWAGLPIVATEGDYFAELIADRGLGRTVPSQNVEAMSQAFCALLSDDVGCAACAERVSDVAREFHWDKALAALVAYCRDPWEAADRKLGRREEGTNLIQPTSPSVLVRKALRLAHEHGIRKTIAQGRRYLARNRKRFTRF is encoded by the coding sequence ATGATAATTGCGATCATCACGCTCGACACCTTCGGGCAGCGGATGGCCGGCCCGGCGATCCGCGTGTGGGAGATGGCCACCGTTCTCAGCTCCGATCATGAGGTTGAGGTCTTCACCTTCGGTGCGGTCGAACGCGAAGGGGAGACTTTCTCCCTTCGCCGTACGCGCGTGGAGGATTTCCGACGCGAGCTGGGCCAGCCCGACGTCGTCATCATGCAGGGCTACCTCATCAAGACCTTCCCATGGCTGGCGAACGGCAATTTCAAACTCGTCGTCGACCTGTATGACCCCTTCCATATCGAATCCCTCCAGGTCGAGCGCTTCCATCCGATGGACGAACGCATTCGGGCGCTCGACCACTCCCTGGCCGAGCTCAACTTGCAGGTGCGTGGGGGAGACTTCTTCCTGTGTGCGTCGAACAAGCAACGTGACCTATGGCTGGGTCATCTCGCTGCCCTCGGGCGCGTTAACCCACTCACCTACGACGACGATCCCCAATTGCGCCGTCTGATTGACGTGGGCTCTTTTGGAATCCAGTCGACGCCGCCGTCGAAGACCCGGCCGGCGATACGCGGAATCATCCCCGGTATCGCACACGACGACAAAGTGATCGTTTGGGGAGGCGGGGTCTACAACTGGTTCGATCCTCTCACGGTTATCCGTGCAGTTGACCGTGTCCGTGAGACTGTGCCAAACATTCGTCTGCTCTTCATGGGTGCTAAACACCCAAACCCGGATGTGCCCGAGATGCAGATGTTGCGGGATGCGCGCGCACTCTCCGACGAGATGGGCCTCACCGGCAAGCACGTATTCTTCAACGAAGAATGGGTGGAGTATTCGGATCGTCATAACTACCTCCTCGAGGCTGACATAGCGGTGTCCGCGCACCTTCCCGGCCTGGAGACCGACTTTTCCTTCCGAACCCGCATGCTTGACTATCTATGGGCAGGTCTGCCGATCGTGGCCACGGAAGGTGATTATTTCGCCGAACTTATCGCCGATCGTGGATTGGGAAGAACGGTTCCCTCCCAAAACGTAGAAGCGATGTCACAAGCTTTTTGTGCTCTCCTGTCTGACGACGTCGGATGTGCTGCATGCGCTGAGCGGGTGTCTGATGTTGCTCGGGAATTCCATTGGGATAAGGCACTGGCGGCGTTGGTGGCCTACTGTCGTGACCCATGGGAGGCGGCGGATCGGAAGCTTGGACGCCGTGAAGAAGGCACGAATCTCATACAACCGACGAGCCCATCCGTGCTCGTGCGCAAGGCATTACGGCTGGCGCACGAGCACGGAATAAGAAAGACGATAGCTCAGGGTAGGCGCTATCTTGCACGTAACAGAAAGCGTTTTACTCGCTTCTAA
- a CDS encoding glycosyltransferase: MRILQVSAHYPPDFVSGGALIPQRFATELQARGHECSVFAGNLHRLAPGEVADEWQGDIRVRWVGNSNALAWFDVYNVDNPAMYGPFEEFVAEVKPDVVHFHSIQTIGAGALKIAQRHARAVVVTMHDFWWSCARQFLVDQADKPCSPVVSAANCQCAAGRKHLDQRNRWLADQLTYADLILFPSASARDLMIANGVPAHKSAVNENGVDFVGLERARTAVDRPVRFIYTGGEATMKGFEVLREACASAEVAPGTSLDVYNTPDDGFPAWVRSQPAYGREDLPQIFGHHDVLILPSLMRESHSIVTREALKAGMAVIATDSVGPEEVIIDGHNGRIVAAGSVTDLRAAIEELSEPSRAFQLLGHGSASPIVSVRDQIDDVEAHYRALLRDIDHHAPAVTVPEPATPEPAALQGPGDQSEAIVRAGVARAIRTVVFVVGIQGAMARYRAHLPAEALRLRGMTTVVMHYRDPGLSAAVLSADAVVIYRVPATNQVLELISQVKNLPRIVPVLGDIDDLIFDPDIVDSLDNLDSLSTEERELWVRGIHRYRTTLDVCDYFVGSTQTVSREGARLLGVPAQRFANGIGHLLGSASQEQTYRERTPGPLRIGFFSGTKTHDADWASIEGAVAQVLASRPEVELWLGGLVEPTAALEPYWERIVRIPFVAWYELPAYLRDLDICLAPLTADSIFNEAKSAIKWLEAALVETPTVAFPSQPFREAIDDGQTGFLARTPEEWVTAITSLIDDDALRTRIGRRAKRAALLTLSPILQGRAYETILVNAWRHVQRNGHKNRGTFPPVLDDEPALAAAAIMERYELPKVRHRAVDVVRMTSLKTIHSLRVNGVSGTMRKVYAKIRVGQ; the protein is encoded by the coding sequence ATGAGAATCCTTCAGGTCAGCGCCCATTATCCGCCCGATTTTGTTTCGGGCGGTGCACTCATCCCGCAGCGATTTGCCACCGAGCTACAAGCGCGCGGGCACGAGTGCTCCGTTTTTGCTGGCAATCTCCATAGGCTAGCTCCTGGGGAGGTCGCCGATGAGTGGCAGGGAGACATCCGCGTGCGGTGGGTGGGCAACTCCAATGCGCTGGCATGGTTTGATGTGTACAATGTGGACAATCCGGCCATGTATGGCCCCTTTGAAGAATTTGTGGCCGAGGTTAAACCGGATGTGGTGCATTTTCATTCCATCCAGACGATCGGGGCTGGCGCTCTGAAGATCGCGCAGCGTCACGCGCGCGCCGTTGTCGTGACGATGCACGATTTTTGGTGGTCATGTGCTCGTCAATTCCTCGTTGATCAGGCGGACAAACCATGTTCGCCGGTGGTCTCGGCTGCGAATTGCCAGTGCGCCGCCGGGCGCAAGCATCTTGACCAGCGCAATCGCTGGCTCGCCGACCAGCTCACCTACGCTGATCTCATTCTCTTCCCCTCCGCCTCGGCCCGCGACCTCATGATTGCTAATGGCGTTCCTGCTCACAAGAGCGCGGTCAATGAAAATGGCGTGGACTTCGTCGGACTTGAGCGGGCCCGCACCGCCGTCGACCGGCCGGTCCGCTTCATTTACACGGGCGGGGAGGCCACGATGAAGGGCTTCGAGGTGTTGCGCGAGGCGTGCGCGAGCGCCGAGGTCGCGCCAGGCACAAGCCTCGATGTGTATAACACTCCCGACGATGGCTTCCCGGCCTGGGTCCGCAGCCAGCCCGCTTACGGGCGGGAGGATTTGCCGCAGATCTTTGGCCATCACGATGTTTTGATCCTGCCTTCTCTCATGCGTGAATCGCATTCGATCGTCACCCGTGAGGCGTTGAAGGCGGGAATGGCGGTTATTGCCACGGATTCGGTCGGGCCTGAAGAAGTCATCATTGACGGACATAACGGGCGAATTGTGGCAGCCGGAAGCGTCACCGACCTGCGGGCGGCGATCGAGGAACTGTCCGAGCCGAGCAGGGCCTTTCAACTCCTCGGACACGGCTCGGCCTCGCCGATTGTGAGCGTCAGGGACCAGATCGACGACGTCGAGGCGCACTATCGCGCTCTCCTCCGTGATATCGACCACCACGCCCCGGCCGTCACGGTCCCAGAGCCTGCGACGCCAGAGCCTGCGGCGTTGCAAGGTCCCGGCGACCAATCGGAGGCCATCGTTCGCGCGGGTGTGGCCAGGGCGATCCGCACGGTGGTTTTCGTCGTCGGGATCCAGGGGGCCATGGCGCGTTACCGGGCCCATCTGCCCGCAGAAGCACTCAGATTGCGGGGCATGACCACTGTGGTCATGCATTACCGCGACCCGGGACTTTCAGCGGCCGTGCTTAGCGCTGACGCGGTGGTCATCTACCGAGTCCCGGCGACGAACCAGGTTCTTGAACTTATCTCGCAGGTCAAGAACCTGCCGCGGATAGTCCCCGTCCTTGGCGATATTGACGACCTCATCTTTGACCCCGACATCGTTGATAGTCTCGATAACCTTGACAGCCTATCGACGGAAGAGCGTGAACTGTGGGTGAGAGGCATACACCGGTACCGTACAACTCTTGATGTGTGTGACTACTTTGTTGGATCGACACAAACTGTCTCACGCGAGGGCGCGCGACTCCTAGGAGTGCCCGCCCAGCGATTTGCCAACGGCATCGGTCACCTGCTCGGATCAGCCAGTCAAGAACAGACTTATCGTGAACGTACGCCCGGGCCGTTGCGTATCGGTTTCTTTTCAGGAACGAAAACCCATGACGCCGATTGGGCTTCCATCGAAGGCGCAGTGGCGCAGGTGCTGGCGAGTCGGCCAGAGGTTGAGCTGTGGCTTGGCGGACTAGTGGAACCCACCGCGGCGCTCGAACCATACTGGGAGCGTATCGTGCGGATTCCCTTCGTAGCATGGTATGAGCTTCCTGCCTACCTGCGCGACCTGGACATCTGCCTTGCCCCGCTGACAGCCGATTCGATCTTTAATGAGGCAAAATCAGCTATCAAGTGGCTGGAGGCAGCGCTGGTAGAGACTCCGACTGTGGCATTCCCCTCCCAGCCATTCCGCGAAGCCATCGACGATGGACAGACGGGCTTCTTGGCACGAACTCCCGAAGAATGGGTAACGGCGATTACCTCGCTCATAGACGACGATGCGTTGCGTACCCGAATCGGCCGGCGTGCCAAACGCGCTGCGCTGTTGACCCTATCGCCTATTCTGCAAGGCAGAGCTTATGAAACAATCCTTGTAAATGCATGGCGCCACGTCCAAAGGAACGGACACAAGAATAGGGGAACTTTCCCTCCGGTCCTCGACGACGAGCCAGCGCTCGCGGCCGCGGCTATCATGGAACGTTACGAATTGCCCAAGGTGCGTCACAGGGCTGTCGATGTCGTTCGGATGACGAGTTTGAAAACCATCCATTCTCTGCGTGTCAATGGTGTTAGCGGGACGATGCGTAAGGTGTACGCCAAGATACGAGTCGGACAATGA